Proteins encoded together in one Bradyrhizobium sp. PSBB068 window:
- a CDS encoding SRPBCC family protein yields MFETLAIIAVILAVAIAVILILAATKPSTFRVTRATSINAPAERIFPLIDDFRQWTVWSPYENRDPDMKRSYDGAERGQGAVYAWDGNKNVGTGRMEILQSSAPSKVVIKLDFLKPFEGHNTAEFTMLPQGDATSVTWTMYGPAVFMSKVMQVFMNLDHMIGKDFEVGLANLKKLTEK; encoded by the coding sequence ATGTTCGAGACCCTTGCCATCATCGCGGTCATCCTCGCGGTCGCGATTGCCGTCATCCTCATCCTCGCGGCGACCAAGCCGAGCACGTTCCGCGTCACGCGTGCGACCAGCATCAACGCGCCGGCCGAACGGATCTTTCCGCTGATCGACGATTTCCGGCAGTGGACGGTCTGGTCGCCTTATGAGAACCGGGATCCTGACATGAAGCGCAGCTACGACGGCGCCGAACGCGGGCAGGGCGCGGTCTATGCCTGGGACGGCAACAAGAATGTCGGCACCGGCCGCATGGAGATATTGCAGTCGTCGGCGCCGTCGAAGGTCGTCATCAAGCTCGACTTCCTCAAGCCGTTCGAGGGCCACAACACCGCCGAGTTCACAATGCTGCCGCAGGGAGATGCGACCAGCGTCACATGGACCATGTATGGTCCGGCTGTCTTCATGTCGAAGGTGATGCAGGTGTTCATGAACCTGGACCACATGATCGGCAAGGATTTCGAGGTCGGTCTCGCCAATCTGAAGAAGCTGACGGAAAAATAG
- a CDS encoding DoxX family protein: MPTIVDTEVSKPARITGRVMSGVVILFLLFDGAIKLVPLPVVTETMDKMGWGASDTLARSLGIITIVCTLLYSVPPTSILGAILLTGYLGGAIASHLRIGSPLFTHTLFGLYLGLMVWGGLYLRDGNLRALLPFRR, encoded by the coding sequence ATGCCGACGATCGTCGACACCGAAGTCTCAAAGCCCGCCCGCATCACCGGCCGCGTCATGAGCGGCGTAGTCATTCTTTTCCTGCTGTTCGATGGCGCGATCAAGCTGGTGCCGTTGCCGGTCGTCACCGAGACCATGGACAAGATGGGCTGGGGCGCGAGCGATACGCTGGCGCGCAGCCTCGGCATCATCACCATCGTCTGCACGTTGTTGTACTCGGTGCCGCCGACCTCGATCCTCGGCGCCATCCTGCTCACCGGCTATCTCGGCGGCGCGATCGCATCGCATCTGCGGATTGGCAGCCCGCTGTTCACCCACACGCTGTTCGGGCTCTATCTCGGCCTGATGGTGTGGGGCGGGCTCTACCTGCGCGACGGCAATCTGCGTGCGCTGCTTCCGTTCCGCCGCTGA
- a CDS encoding VOC family protein translates to MQVNPYLSYDGNCGAALKFYEKVLGARIEETFPYGEGNAEMQTPPGWKDKIMHARLTIDGEIIMASDAPPGHFQKPQGFHVSLQVEDPAEAERRFKDLSEGGAVTMPFGKTFFSNGFGMCVDQFGIPWMVNCPQGM, encoded by the coding sequence ATGCAGGTCAACCCCTATCTCTCTTATGACGGCAATTGCGGCGCCGCGCTGAAATTCTACGAGAAGGTTCTCGGCGCGCGGATCGAGGAAACTTTTCCCTATGGCGAGGGCAATGCGGAAATGCAGACCCCGCCGGGCTGGAAGGACAAGATCATGCACGCCCGCCTCACGATCGACGGCGAGATCATCATGGCCTCCGACGCCCCGCCCGGCCACTTCCAGAAGCCGCAGGGATTCCACGTCTCGCTGCAGGTCGAGGATCCCGCGGAGGCCGAACGCCGCTTCAAGGACCTGTCCGAAGGCGGCGCGGTCACCATGCCGTTCGGCAAGACCTTCTTCTCCAACGGCTTCGGCATGTGCGTCGATCAGTTCGGCATCCCCTGGATGGTGAACTGCCCGCAGGGGATGTAG
- the cobT gene encoding nicotinate-nucleotide--dimethylbenzimidazole phosphoribosyltransferase: MQFNTLDDIRSFCRELPEGDEATAAAATLRQQNLTKPPGSLGRLEEVAIWLARWQRRELPRLDHVTIAVFAGNHGIAERGVSAFPAEVTAQMVANFAAGGAAINQIAKLAGAELRVEPLELARPTRDFTMAPAMDGADFLVALDTGWRTVPEQCDLLVVGEMGIANTTVAATLCAALMGGRGARWAGRGTGVDDAGLLRKRTTIDTALKIHRNLLEDPLAVAVALGGRELAAIFGAVLAARARSIPVLLDGFVATSAVLPLARLAPNGLAHCRAGHVSAELGHRMLLRDLELAPLLDLEMRLGEASGAGVAIQLLRAALACHGGMATFAEAGVSGAA, encoded by the coding sequence ATGCAGTTCAATACTCTAGACGACATCCGCAGCTTTTGTCGCGAGCTGCCCGAGGGCGACGAGGCCACTGCCGCAGCAGCAACCCTGCGCCAGCAGAACCTGACCAAGCCGCCGGGTAGCCTCGGCCGGCTGGAGGAGGTCGCGATCTGGCTGGCGCGCTGGCAGCGGCGCGAACTCCCCCGGCTCGACCACGTGACGATCGCCGTGTTCGCCGGCAATCATGGCATCGCCGAGCGCGGCGTCTCGGCCTTTCCCGCCGAGGTCACCGCGCAGATGGTGGCGAACTTCGCCGCAGGCGGTGCCGCGATCAACCAGATCGCCAAGCTCGCCGGCGCCGAATTGCGCGTCGAGCCGCTCGAACTCGCGCGGCCGACCCGCGATTTCACGATGGCGCCGGCGATGGATGGCGCCGACTTCCTGGTCGCGCTCGACACCGGGTGGCGCACGGTGCCGGAGCAATGCGATCTGCTCGTGGTCGGCGAGATGGGAATCGCCAACACCACGGTGGCCGCGACGCTGTGCGCGGCATTGATGGGCGGGCGCGGCGCGCGCTGGGCCGGCCGCGGCACCGGCGTCGACGATGCCGGCCTGCTGCGCAAGCGCACCACGATCGATACCGCGCTGAAAATACATCGCAACCTGCTCGAGGATCCGCTCGCCGTCGCCGTCGCGCTCGGCGGGCGCGAACTCGCGGCCATCTTCGGCGCCGTGCTGGCGGCGCGCGCAAGATCAATCCCGGTGCTGCTCGACGGCTTCGTCGCGACATCGGCGGTGCTGCCGCTGGCGCGGCTTGCGCCCAACGGCCTCGCACATTGCCGCGCCGGGCACGTCTCGGCCGAACTCGGCCATCGCATGCTGCTGCGCGATCTTGAGCTCGCACCCCTGCTCGATCTCGAGATGCGGCTCGGCGAAGCCTCCGGCGCGGGGGTTGCGATCCAGCTGCTGCGCGCGGCACTGGCCTGCCACGGCGGCATGGCGACCTTTGCCGAGGCCGGCGTCTCCGGCGCGGCCTGA